One region of Glycine max cultivar Williams 82 chromosome 9, Glycine_max_v4.0, whole genome shotgun sequence genomic DNA includes:
- the LOC100793138 gene encoding uncharacterized protein isoform X2, protein MFVKKLVEKASIKKTSGNSSDGLKASDVDPRLVFHHGVPSGGAKFAYDTTLRILALATKDGQIKLYGKDNAQAMLESSEPLPSKFLQFIQNQGVLINVTSNNHIEVWDIEKKLLSDVYIAKDEITSFTVIQHSLYMYIGHSNGNISVFKLDQEPSWHLAQMKYTIPLSASHGNSEASDDTAVTHILPQPAADSKRVLIVFRNGQMILWDIRESRSIFRTGGNMLQPLHTETKKVTSACWVCPFGSKVVVGYNNGELFIWSIPSLNIGNGSASKSSNQNTPLLKLNLGYKSDKISIGSIKWVYAGGKASRLYVMGASDFATSNLLQVVLLNEQTEARTIKLGLHLSECCIDMEIISTSTEQSKNKQDSFILLGKSGHLYLYDDSLIERYLIQCQSKSTPSLPKEVIVKLPLAESSITTAKFISNNPNMLTSEDEYYRQLIKNCPLFVPVETNQKDGISLSSAKFTGFSNVQNLYITGHSNGTITFWDASCPIFTPILQLKQQSENDCSLSGIPLTALYFNSNSLLLVSGDQCGMVCIFRFKPEPYATNSFLSLTGGTKKGTDHIIQSVKRVKSNGAILSLNIDPSSMHLAVGSDQGHVSVFNIDGPTLLYQKHIASEISAGIISLQFLTSSLHGFGTNILAVGTKDSSVLALDKETGNTLGTGTIHPKKPSKALFMQVLDGQGEPINGSITEDGLELSERNHIEDATTKQLYILLCSEKALYVYSLVHAIQGVKKVLYKKKFHSSTCCWASTFCSPSDVGLILIFTSGKVELRSLPELYLIVETSIRGFNYSPPKLKSFSYSQICCSSKGDLVLVNGGQEIFVVSLLVQRNIFRLLDSISCIYRKEMKLSQEELVPSPVIHKEKKKGIFSSVIKDFTGSKEKHAPILETEDTKESILELSAIFSNENFPCDADNNDNLTVDEDEIELNIDDIDLDDHEEKRKDQSILGALNKKKLTGKFQVLKGRLKEMKGNIQKTSSKEKQQDEQAGSVDQIKKKYGFSSSNETSVAKLAESKLQENMKKLQGINLRTTEMQDKAKSFSTLANQVLWTAEQERRN, encoded by the exons ATGTTTGTGAAGAAACTCGTGGAGAAAGCTTCCATAAAGAAG ACTAGTGGAAACTCATCAGATGGATTAAAAGCTAGTGATGTAGATCCACGGTTGGTGTTTCATCATGGAGTGCCATCTGGTGGTGCCAAGTTCGCCTATGACACCACTCTGAGGATACTGGCTCTTGCTACCAA ggaTGGCCAGATTAAACTctatggaaaagataatgcTCAAGCCATGCTTGAATCTAGTGAGCCACTGCCTAGCAAGTTTCTACAG TTCATCCAGAACCAAGGCGTCCTTATAAATGTCACTTCAAATAACCATATTGAG GTTTGGGACATAGAGAAGAAACTGTTGTCTGATGTGTACATAGCTAAAGATGAAATCACTTCCTTTACAGTCATTCAGCATAGCCTCTATAT GTACATTGGACATTCAAATGGTAATATTTCAGTTTTTAAGCTTGATCAAGAACCATCATGGCATTTGGCTCAGATGAAATACACCATACCTCTCTCAGCTTCCCATG GGAACTCTGAAGCATCTGATGATACTGCTGTGACGCATATACTGCCTCAACCAGCAGCTGATAGCAAGAG GGTTCTCATAGTCTTTAGAAATGGCCAAATGATATTATGGGATATTCGAGAAAGTAGATCTATTTTCAGAACTGGTGGAAATATGTTGCAGCCACTGCATACTGAAACAAAAAAAGTGACTTCTGCATGTTGGGTGTGTCCTTTCGGAAGTAAAGTGGTTGTAGGGTACAACAATGGAGAGCTCTTTATTTGGAGCATCCCTTCTCTAAATATAGGAAATGGTTCAGCATCTAAATCTAGTAATCAAAACACTCCTTTGCTCAAACTTAACTTAGGATACAAGTCAGACAAAATTTCCATAGGATCAATAAAATGGGTTTATGCTGGAGGAAAAGCTAGTCGATTATATGTTATGGGAGCTTCTGACTTTGCAACTTCAAACTTGCTGCAG GTAGTGTTGTTGAATGAACAAACAGAAGCTCGCACAATTAAGCTTGGACTTCATTTGTCTGAATGTTGTATTGACATGGAGATAATATCAACTTCAACTGAGCAAAGCAAGAATAAACAAGATTCTTTCATTTTGCTTGGGAAGTCAGGCCATCTATATCTGTATGACGATAGTTTGATTGAAAGGTATCTGATACAATGCCAATCTAAGTCCACACCTTCACTTCCAAAAGAAGTAATTGTGAAGTTACCACTGGCAGAATCAAGCATCACAACAGCAAAATTCATCTCCAACAATCCCAACATGTTAACTTCTGAAGATGAG TATTACAGACAGCTGATAAAAAACTGTCCACTGTTTGTTCCAGTTGAAACAAACCAAAAAGATGGGATTAGCCTCAGTTCTGCAAAATTTACTGGATTTTCTAATGTTCAAAACTTGTACATAACTGGTCACAGCAATGGAACCATAACCTTCTGGGATGCTTCATGCCCCATTTTCACTCCAATTTTGCAATTGAAACAGCAG AGCGAAAATGACTGTTCATTAAGTGGTATACCCTTGACGGCATTATACTTCAATAGCAACTCTCTGCTTCTTGTTTCTGGTGACCAGTGTGGAATG GTTTGCATCTTTAGATTCAAACCTGAACCATATGCCACCAACAGCTTCTTGTCTCTTACTG GAGGTACAAAGAAAGGGACTGATCATATAATCCAAAGTGTGAAACGTGTAAAGAGTAATGGTGCCATTCTTTCTTTGAACATAGATCCCAGCTCAATGCATCTTGCTGTTGGTTCTGATCAGGGACAT GTTTCAGTTTTTAACATAGATGGCCCAACTTTGTTATACCAGAAACATATTGCAAGTGAAATTTCTGCTGGTATCATTTCTCTGCAGTTCCTAACCAGCAGTTTACATGGTTTTGGAACAAACATTTTAGCAGTTGGAACAAAAgattcatctgttcttgcactagATAAAGAAACTGGAAACACACTGGGCACGGGAACTATTCATCCTAAGAAGCCCTCTAAAGCTCTATTTATGCAGGTTTTGG ATGGACAAGGTGAACCGATCAATGGATCAATTACAGAAGATGGATTAGAGTTGAGTGAAAGGAATCATATTGAGGATGCAACAACAAAGCAACTGTACATTTTGCTTTGTTCTGAGAAAGCTTTATATGTCTATTCATTGGTGCATGCGATTCAG GGGGTTAAAAAGGTGCTATACAAGAAAAAGTTTCATTCCTCTACGTGTTGCTGGGCATCAACATTTTGCAGTCCTTCTGATGTTGGCCTTATACTCATTTTCACTAGTGGAAAAGTAGAATTAAG GTCTTTGCCAGAGTTATACCTGATTGTGGAGACTTCAATTAGAGGTTTTAATTATTCTCCTCCAAAATTGAAGTCATTTTCTTACAGCCAGATATGCTGTTCATCCAAAGGAGATCTTGTTTTG GTGAATGGTGGCCAAGAAATTTTTGTCGTCTCCCTGTTGGTCCAAAGAAATATTTTCAG GCTTTTGGACTCTATTAGCTGCATCTACAGGAAAGAAATGAAGCTGTCACAAGAAGAGCTTGTCCCTAGCCCAGTCATCcataaggaaaagaaaaag GGTATATTCAGCTCTGTTATCAAAGATTTTACTGGCAGTAAAGAAAAGCATGCTCCCATTTTGGAAACAGAAGATACTAAAGAAAGCATCCTGGAACTCTCAGCTATCTTCtcaaatgaaaattttccaTGTGATGCTGATAATAATGATAATCTGACTGTTGATGAAGATGAGATTGAATTAAACATAG ATGACATTGACCTGGATGATCATGAAGAAAAACGCAAAGATCAAAGTATATTGGGAGCTCTTAATAAGAAGAAATTGACTGGGAAGTTTCAGGTTCTAAAAG GtagattgaaagagatgaaggGCAACATCCAGAAAACATCAAGCAAGGAAAAGCAACAAGATGAGCAAGCTGGTTCAGTCGATCAAATTAAGAAGAAATATGGATTTTCTTCTTCCAAT GAAACAAGCGTCGCTAAATTGGCAGAAAGCAAGCTACAGGAGAACATGAAAAAACTGCAG GGTATCAACCTTCGAACCACAGAAATGCAAGataaagcaaaatcattttcaacATTGGCAAACCAAGTGCTGTGGACTGCAGAACAGGAAAGGCGAAATTAA
- the LOC100793138 gene encoding uncharacterized protein isoform X1, which yields MFVKKLVEKASIKKTSGNSSDGLKASDVDPRLVFHHGVPSGGAKFAYDTTLRILALATKDGQIKLYGKDNAQAMLESSEPLPSKFLQFIQNQGVLINVTSNNHIEVWDIEKKLLSDVYIAKDEITSFTVIQHSLYMYIGHSNGNISVFKLDQEPSWHLAQMKYTIPLSASHGNSEASDDTAVTHILPQPAADSKRVLIVFRNGQMILWDIRESRSIFRTGGNMLQPLHTETKKVTSACWVCPFGSKVVVGYNNGELFIWSIPSLNIGNGSASKSSNQNTPLLKLNLGYKSDKISIGSIKWVYAGGKASRLYVMGASDFATSNLLQVVLLNEQTEARTIKLGLHLSECCIDMEIISTSTEQSKNKQDSFILLGKSGHLYLYDDSLIERYLIQCQSKSTPSLPKEVIVKLPLAESSITTAKFISNNPNMLTSEDEYYRQLIKNCPLFVPVETNQKDGISLSSAKFTGFSNVQNLYITGHSNGTITFWDASCPIFTPILQLKQQSENDCSLSGIPLTALYFNSNSLLLVSGDQCGMVCIFRFKPEPYATNSFLSLTGGTKKGTDHIIQSVKRVKSNGAILSLNIDPSSMHLAVGSDQGHVSVFNIDGPTLLYQKHIASEISAGIISLQFLTSSLHGFGTNILAVGTKDSSVLALDKETGNTLGTGTIHPKKPSKALFMQVLAVLWYTDGQGEPINGSITEDGLELSERNHIEDATTKQLYILLCSEKALYVYSLVHAIQGVKKVLYKKKFHSSTCCWASTFCSPSDVGLILIFTSGKVELRSLPELYLIVETSIRGFNYSPPKLKSFSYSQICCSSKGDLVLVNGGQEIFVVSLLVQRNIFRLLDSISCIYRKEMKLSQEELVPSPVIHKEKKKGIFSSVIKDFTGSKEKHAPILETEDTKESILELSAIFSNENFPCDADNNDNLTVDEDEIELNIDDIDLDDHEEKRKDQSILGALNKKKLTGKFQVLKGRLKEMKGNIQKTSSKEKQQDEQAGSVDQIKKKYGFSSSNETSVAKLAESKLQENMKKLQGINLRTTEMQDKAKSFSTLANQVLWTAEQERRN from the exons ATGTTTGTGAAGAAACTCGTGGAGAAAGCTTCCATAAAGAAG ACTAGTGGAAACTCATCAGATGGATTAAAAGCTAGTGATGTAGATCCACGGTTGGTGTTTCATCATGGAGTGCCATCTGGTGGTGCCAAGTTCGCCTATGACACCACTCTGAGGATACTGGCTCTTGCTACCAA ggaTGGCCAGATTAAACTctatggaaaagataatgcTCAAGCCATGCTTGAATCTAGTGAGCCACTGCCTAGCAAGTTTCTACAG TTCATCCAGAACCAAGGCGTCCTTATAAATGTCACTTCAAATAACCATATTGAG GTTTGGGACATAGAGAAGAAACTGTTGTCTGATGTGTACATAGCTAAAGATGAAATCACTTCCTTTACAGTCATTCAGCATAGCCTCTATAT GTACATTGGACATTCAAATGGTAATATTTCAGTTTTTAAGCTTGATCAAGAACCATCATGGCATTTGGCTCAGATGAAATACACCATACCTCTCTCAGCTTCCCATG GGAACTCTGAAGCATCTGATGATACTGCTGTGACGCATATACTGCCTCAACCAGCAGCTGATAGCAAGAG GGTTCTCATAGTCTTTAGAAATGGCCAAATGATATTATGGGATATTCGAGAAAGTAGATCTATTTTCAGAACTGGTGGAAATATGTTGCAGCCACTGCATACTGAAACAAAAAAAGTGACTTCTGCATGTTGGGTGTGTCCTTTCGGAAGTAAAGTGGTTGTAGGGTACAACAATGGAGAGCTCTTTATTTGGAGCATCCCTTCTCTAAATATAGGAAATGGTTCAGCATCTAAATCTAGTAATCAAAACACTCCTTTGCTCAAACTTAACTTAGGATACAAGTCAGACAAAATTTCCATAGGATCAATAAAATGGGTTTATGCTGGAGGAAAAGCTAGTCGATTATATGTTATGGGAGCTTCTGACTTTGCAACTTCAAACTTGCTGCAG GTAGTGTTGTTGAATGAACAAACAGAAGCTCGCACAATTAAGCTTGGACTTCATTTGTCTGAATGTTGTATTGACATGGAGATAATATCAACTTCAACTGAGCAAAGCAAGAATAAACAAGATTCTTTCATTTTGCTTGGGAAGTCAGGCCATCTATATCTGTATGACGATAGTTTGATTGAAAGGTATCTGATACAATGCCAATCTAAGTCCACACCTTCACTTCCAAAAGAAGTAATTGTGAAGTTACCACTGGCAGAATCAAGCATCACAACAGCAAAATTCATCTCCAACAATCCCAACATGTTAACTTCTGAAGATGAG TATTACAGACAGCTGATAAAAAACTGTCCACTGTTTGTTCCAGTTGAAACAAACCAAAAAGATGGGATTAGCCTCAGTTCTGCAAAATTTACTGGATTTTCTAATGTTCAAAACTTGTACATAACTGGTCACAGCAATGGAACCATAACCTTCTGGGATGCTTCATGCCCCATTTTCACTCCAATTTTGCAATTGAAACAGCAG AGCGAAAATGACTGTTCATTAAGTGGTATACCCTTGACGGCATTATACTTCAATAGCAACTCTCTGCTTCTTGTTTCTGGTGACCAGTGTGGAATG GTTTGCATCTTTAGATTCAAACCTGAACCATATGCCACCAACAGCTTCTTGTCTCTTACTG GAGGTACAAAGAAAGGGACTGATCATATAATCCAAAGTGTGAAACGTGTAAAGAGTAATGGTGCCATTCTTTCTTTGAACATAGATCCCAGCTCAATGCATCTTGCTGTTGGTTCTGATCAGGGACAT GTTTCAGTTTTTAACATAGATGGCCCAACTTTGTTATACCAGAAACATATTGCAAGTGAAATTTCTGCTGGTATCATTTCTCTGCAGTTCCTAACCAGCAGTTTACATGGTTTTGGAACAAACATTTTAGCAGTTGGAACAAAAgattcatctgttcttgcactagATAAAGAAACTGGAAACACACTGGGCACGGGAACTATTCATCCTAAGAAGCCCTCTAAAGCTCTATTTATGCAGGTTTTGG CGGTTTTGTGGTACACAGATGGACAAGGTGAACCGATCAATGGATCAATTACAGAAGATGGATTAGAGTTGAGTGAAAGGAATCATATTGAGGATGCAACAACAAAGCAACTGTACATTTTGCTTTGTTCTGAGAAAGCTTTATATGTCTATTCATTGGTGCATGCGATTCAG GGGGTTAAAAAGGTGCTATACAAGAAAAAGTTTCATTCCTCTACGTGTTGCTGGGCATCAACATTTTGCAGTCCTTCTGATGTTGGCCTTATACTCATTTTCACTAGTGGAAAAGTAGAATTAAG GTCTTTGCCAGAGTTATACCTGATTGTGGAGACTTCAATTAGAGGTTTTAATTATTCTCCTCCAAAATTGAAGTCATTTTCTTACAGCCAGATATGCTGTTCATCCAAAGGAGATCTTGTTTTG GTGAATGGTGGCCAAGAAATTTTTGTCGTCTCCCTGTTGGTCCAAAGAAATATTTTCAG GCTTTTGGACTCTATTAGCTGCATCTACAGGAAAGAAATGAAGCTGTCACAAGAAGAGCTTGTCCCTAGCCCAGTCATCcataaggaaaagaaaaag GGTATATTCAGCTCTGTTATCAAAGATTTTACTGGCAGTAAAGAAAAGCATGCTCCCATTTTGGAAACAGAAGATACTAAAGAAAGCATCCTGGAACTCTCAGCTATCTTCtcaaatgaaaattttccaTGTGATGCTGATAATAATGATAATCTGACTGTTGATGAAGATGAGATTGAATTAAACATAG ATGACATTGACCTGGATGATCATGAAGAAAAACGCAAAGATCAAAGTATATTGGGAGCTCTTAATAAGAAGAAATTGACTGGGAAGTTTCAGGTTCTAAAAG GtagattgaaagagatgaaggGCAACATCCAGAAAACATCAAGCAAGGAAAAGCAACAAGATGAGCAAGCTGGTTCAGTCGATCAAATTAAGAAGAAATATGGATTTTCTTCTTCCAAT GAAACAAGCGTCGCTAAATTGGCAGAAAGCAAGCTACAGGAGAACATGAAAAAACTGCAG GGTATCAACCTTCGAACCACAGAAATGCAAGataaagcaaaatcattttcaacATTGGCAAACCAAGTGCTGTGGACTGCAGAACAGGAAAGGCGAAATTAA
- the LOC100793138 gene encoding uncharacterized protein isoform X3 encodes MYIGHSNGNISVFKLDQEPSWHLAQMKYTIPLSASHGNSEASDDTAVTHILPQPAADSKRVLIVFRNGQMILWDIRESRSIFRTGGNMLQPLHTETKKVTSACWVCPFGSKVVVGYNNGELFIWSIPSLNIGNGSASKSSNQNTPLLKLNLGYKSDKISIGSIKWVYAGGKASRLYVMGASDFATSNLLQVVLLNEQTEARTIKLGLHLSECCIDMEIISTSTEQSKNKQDSFILLGKSGHLYLYDDSLIERYLIQCQSKSTPSLPKEVIVKLPLAESSITTAKFISNNPNMLTSEDEYYRQLIKNCPLFVPVETNQKDGISLSSAKFTGFSNVQNLYITGHSNGTITFWDASCPIFTPILQLKQQSENDCSLSGIPLTALYFNSNSLLLVSGDQCGMVCIFRFKPEPYATNSFLSLTGGTKKGTDHIIQSVKRVKSNGAILSLNIDPSSMHLAVGSDQGHVSVFNIDGPTLLYQKHIASEISAGIISLQFLTSSLHGFGTNILAVGTKDSSVLALDKETGNTLGTGTIHPKKPSKALFMQVLAVLWYTDGQGEPINGSITEDGLELSERNHIEDATTKQLYILLCSEKALYVYSLVHAIQGVKKVLYKKKFHSSTCCWASTFCSPSDVGLILIFTSGKVELRSLPELYLIVETSIRGFNYSPPKLKSFSYSQICCSSKGDLVLVNGGQEIFVVSLLVQRNIFRLLDSISCIYRKEMKLSQEELVPSPVIHKEKKKGIFSSVIKDFTGSKEKHAPILETEDTKESILELSAIFSNENFPCDADNNDNLTVDEDEIELNIDDIDLDDHEEKRKDQSILGALNKKKLTGKFQVLKGRLKEMKGNIQKTSSKEKQQDEQAGSVDQIKKKYGFSSSNETSVAKLAESKLQENMKKLQGINLRTTEMQDKAKSFSTLANQVLWTAEQERRN; translated from the exons AT GTACATTGGACATTCAAATGGTAATATTTCAGTTTTTAAGCTTGATCAAGAACCATCATGGCATTTGGCTCAGATGAAATACACCATACCTCTCTCAGCTTCCCATG GGAACTCTGAAGCATCTGATGATACTGCTGTGACGCATATACTGCCTCAACCAGCAGCTGATAGCAAGAG GGTTCTCATAGTCTTTAGAAATGGCCAAATGATATTATGGGATATTCGAGAAAGTAGATCTATTTTCAGAACTGGTGGAAATATGTTGCAGCCACTGCATACTGAAACAAAAAAAGTGACTTCTGCATGTTGGGTGTGTCCTTTCGGAAGTAAAGTGGTTGTAGGGTACAACAATGGAGAGCTCTTTATTTGGAGCATCCCTTCTCTAAATATAGGAAATGGTTCAGCATCTAAATCTAGTAATCAAAACACTCCTTTGCTCAAACTTAACTTAGGATACAAGTCAGACAAAATTTCCATAGGATCAATAAAATGGGTTTATGCTGGAGGAAAAGCTAGTCGATTATATGTTATGGGAGCTTCTGACTTTGCAACTTCAAACTTGCTGCAG GTAGTGTTGTTGAATGAACAAACAGAAGCTCGCACAATTAAGCTTGGACTTCATTTGTCTGAATGTTGTATTGACATGGAGATAATATCAACTTCAACTGAGCAAAGCAAGAATAAACAAGATTCTTTCATTTTGCTTGGGAAGTCAGGCCATCTATATCTGTATGACGATAGTTTGATTGAAAGGTATCTGATACAATGCCAATCTAAGTCCACACCTTCACTTCCAAAAGAAGTAATTGTGAAGTTACCACTGGCAGAATCAAGCATCACAACAGCAAAATTCATCTCCAACAATCCCAACATGTTAACTTCTGAAGATGAG TATTACAGACAGCTGATAAAAAACTGTCCACTGTTTGTTCCAGTTGAAACAAACCAAAAAGATGGGATTAGCCTCAGTTCTGCAAAATTTACTGGATTTTCTAATGTTCAAAACTTGTACATAACTGGTCACAGCAATGGAACCATAACCTTCTGGGATGCTTCATGCCCCATTTTCACTCCAATTTTGCAATTGAAACAGCAG AGCGAAAATGACTGTTCATTAAGTGGTATACCCTTGACGGCATTATACTTCAATAGCAACTCTCTGCTTCTTGTTTCTGGTGACCAGTGTGGAATG GTTTGCATCTTTAGATTCAAACCTGAACCATATGCCACCAACAGCTTCTTGTCTCTTACTG GAGGTACAAAGAAAGGGACTGATCATATAATCCAAAGTGTGAAACGTGTAAAGAGTAATGGTGCCATTCTTTCTTTGAACATAGATCCCAGCTCAATGCATCTTGCTGTTGGTTCTGATCAGGGACAT GTTTCAGTTTTTAACATAGATGGCCCAACTTTGTTATACCAGAAACATATTGCAAGTGAAATTTCTGCTGGTATCATTTCTCTGCAGTTCCTAACCAGCAGTTTACATGGTTTTGGAACAAACATTTTAGCAGTTGGAACAAAAgattcatctgttcttgcactagATAAAGAAACTGGAAACACACTGGGCACGGGAACTATTCATCCTAAGAAGCCCTCTAAAGCTCTATTTATGCAGGTTTTGG CGGTTTTGTGGTACACAGATGGACAAGGTGAACCGATCAATGGATCAATTACAGAAGATGGATTAGAGTTGAGTGAAAGGAATCATATTGAGGATGCAACAACAAAGCAACTGTACATTTTGCTTTGTTCTGAGAAAGCTTTATATGTCTATTCATTGGTGCATGCGATTCAG GGGGTTAAAAAGGTGCTATACAAGAAAAAGTTTCATTCCTCTACGTGTTGCTGGGCATCAACATTTTGCAGTCCTTCTGATGTTGGCCTTATACTCATTTTCACTAGTGGAAAAGTAGAATTAAG GTCTTTGCCAGAGTTATACCTGATTGTGGAGACTTCAATTAGAGGTTTTAATTATTCTCCTCCAAAATTGAAGTCATTTTCTTACAGCCAGATATGCTGTTCATCCAAAGGAGATCTTGTTTTG GTGAATGGTGGCCAAGAAATTTTTGTCGTCTCCCTGTTGGTCCAAAGAAATATTTTCAG GCTTTTGGACTCTATTAGCTGCATCTACAGGAAAGAAATGAAGCTGTCACAAGAAGAGCTTGTCCCTAGCCCAGTCATCcataaggaaaagaaaaag GGTATATTCAGCTCTGTTATCAAAGATTTTACTGGCAGTAAAGAAAAGCATGCTCCCATTTTGGAAACAGAAGATACTAAAGAAAGCATCCTGGAACTCTCAGCTATCTTCtcaaatgaaaattttccaTGTGATGCTGATAATAATGATAATCTGACTGTTGATGAAGATGAGATTGAATTAAACATAG ATGACATTGACCTGGATGATCATGAAGAAAAACGCAAAGATCAAAGTATATTGGGAGCTCTTAATAAGAAGAAATTGACTGGGAAGTTTCAGGTTCTAAAAG GtagattgaaagagatgaaggGCAACATCCAGAAAACATCAAGCAAGGAAAAGCAACAAGATGAGCAAGCTGGTTCAGTCGATCAAATTAAGAAGAAATATGGATTTTCTTCTTCCAAT GAAACAAGCGTCGCTAAATTGGCAGAAAGCAAGCTACAGGAGAACATGAAAAAACTGCAG GGTATCAACCTTCGAACCACAGAAATGCAAGataaagcaaaatcattttcaacATTGGCAAACCAAGTGCTGTGGACTGCAGAACAGGAAAGGCGAAATTAA